The nucleotide sequence CAATCAAAAGCTTTTTCAGTGCGGCTTTTTCCTTCTCAGATAGATCGGACAGCATAATACGTCTCTTCATGGAGTAATCCATGCGATTTACGTGATCCGCCAAAATTTTGAAACCCCGACGAGCTTCCCTATCGATTTCCATATAGCAAGCGGTTGCTCCTGCATAATAAGGACCAGCTTCATTGCGATCGACGGTTACCCAAACGAGCCAATATGGCTTTCCATTTGGTACTTCTTCTTTATTCGTCGTCCATTTGATGCCCTTTTCTACAGAACTTTTGGCATGCAAGGCACCCATGTCAATGTACGCTTCGTCCCCATCGATAATGACCGAGGACACAGCATTCAGGTCGAGTACACCTTGACCAAAACCACCGTGTACATCGGTTTTTCCACTCATGATGGTAAAACCGCCTTTTTTATTATCAAAAATATCCATTTGAATAACCTCCAGACAATCATTCTCCTTCCTTTTATTCTACTCGAAAAACGTGCTGTGACGCAATTTGCCTATGTGCCCAGTTATTTATCTGTGGGCTTTTGGGTGTTTTGTTTGTTGTTTACGAGCTGGATGAGTTTTTCGATGCCCCACATGATCAGGATCGTTACGATGGCTGTATGGACCGCCATGGCAACCTTCATGACAAACAGTTCACCTAGCATCGTGTCAGAGGGAACAATAAACAAGTAGTACACAAAGCTGATAAAAAGAACACTTAGAAAGATCAACCAGCCTCGAAAGCCTAGCGTGAAGCGAATGAAAGCGGCGATGAGCAAACCGATCAAAGGTCCCGCAAACATCAATGAAAATACGAATGGACCGAGTATGAACCAGACAATCCAATTATCATCCATTGTCTTACACCCTTTGTTTTTGGTGACTACTGAACATTGGGATCCGTAGATTCTTCTACCTCTGCCAGTCCACGCTCATCGAGCACGTAATGTCTGCCTGTTTCTTTGTAACGCTCCGAATCATCTGACGAGAAACGCTTGATCAGAAAGCGCGCTGACGCTTCTCCCTCTACTGCTACAGGAGGCTGGAATTCCAGGTCTTCACCATCTCGAACATGGATGACAACGATGCGATCATGATATTCAATAGACAGGTCTTCCCGTACTTCTTTTTTATTGGCGTCGAGTGTAAAGGTCTCTCCGGATTTGTTTATCGTTACTTCAGGAAAGCTTTTGTCATCTTGTGCAATGATGTAATACAGGTAGTCAGCATTTTGGTCCGGAGCATTGCGTAATCCTGATTGTAATTCCTCATCTCCCTGTAGCAATCGCGTTACTTGGTCGATGACTTCTGGTATGGTCGGCAGCTTGGCGTGCTCGCCTTTCATGTAGTATCGTTTTTTCATATCCTTCTGGGCGTAATTGGCACTCATATACGGAACGGTACCGTCCCCAACGCCAGGATCGAGAATCGGGGACCATTCGTCATAAAAAGAATCATAAAAGTAGCCGAGCAGTGTTACTTGACCTGTACCTACGATGGAATACTGTGGAACATTGATCGTTTTGTTATCCCACTTTTCATGCATCTTGCCGCCATGCCTGACAAGCGGCGCATAGTCGAGGCGAATATTTTTGTCCTTTAAAAATTCGTCGTAGGTGTAGTACTGAATATTACTCTTTTTCAGGAAGCCAACCGTTTCAAAGTATTTTCTAGATGGTAGCAGCTCGTAGACGGCAGGTGCATAAGAGGAAATCACTTTCCCTGTTTCCTCATCCAGCCAAGGGATCGAAAAATTGTATCCGTGCTTAAGAGCCTGATATGCCCGTGGAGAGCCAAGGAAGGGTGTGCCCATATACACGACACGATTCACTTTACGCTGGTAGGACACATTGGATAGAAGTGTTTCTTTTACCAAGAGCCCACCCATGCTATGTGCCACCAAATGCACCTGATTTGCCCCACTTGCCTTCAGTGCAGCGTCGATTTCTTCTTTTAGAAGTTTGGCATTTTTGGTGCTGCTGTACCGCCAATCGTACGGCAGTGCAAACAAGGTACGGTGCTTTTTGTATCCCGCCTTCTCCAGTTCCTTTACCATGCTGTAATACTGTTCGGTAAGTTCTTTTAAAAACGGTGCATAGGAAAGATACTCGATGGCGTAAAAATCGTCTTTTTCCGGGTGGATCGTCACATCACGGACGACTGGCTGTACATCTACACTATTTGGCTTGATTGGCTCCAGAGAAAGTAGCCTGCGGTGTTTGGGATCATTAATACCAATGAGACTATCGCCAAGTCCCAACCATATTTCTGATCTCTTTCCATTCTGCTCTACTTCGAGTCGCGATCCACCTACTCCCGGGATTAAGATAACTGGGATCGTTCTGTCTCCTATATAAAGACTGTACGAGTTAGCGGTAAATCCCGAGCGTTTGCTGGCCATGACCTTGACTTTGTAGGTTCCAGGATAGGCATTGAAAATAATATGTTCATCCGAGTTCTTCGCTTTCTCGGATCTGGCGACTACTTTTCCAGCCTCGTCGAGCAGAAATACATCCATATCCATTCCAGTAGGGATATCCTTGAGAGAGACCTCCACAGTGGAGGAGAGCGTAAAGGATAAGCTGTAAAAATCCACATCCGTCTTTGAATGAAGATTTCCTACGATATTTCGGTTATACGCATCCAGCTCGTAGGCTGCTTCCATTGTGTCATTCGGCTCGTATTCATCTGCCTTGCCTCCTCCTTGATCCGGGGAAAAATCAGCTCGAAGGCGGTAGTAGTAATCTTTCGAATACGAGCCCCGCTTTCCAACGACCTTGATGTAGTACCATTTGTCTTTTTCCAGTGCCAGTCCCTCGATTAGCTCAGGCTCATTTCCATGCTGCTCTGAACGAGCGAGCTCCTGCTCCTCCTCATCGTACACATACAAATCGTAATCTTCGTTTGCCCGAATATCTGTGAGGGATATATTCATCTGACCATTTGTTGTTCCTCTGATTTTCCAAAAATCCACATCATCTTTACTGCTAATCTTTCCATGGCTGTCCTTTCCGTCAAATAGCCAGTCCGATTTGCTGCCCAAGGTGTCATTCGGTTCTACCTCAAAGCGAGCTTCTCTATTGCGCAGTTCTGCTTCTCCTGGCTTATTCTCGCCTGAAAAATGCCCATAAAATTCCTCTGCCAGCCGCGAAAGCTCTTCGTCGGTGGCATCCTGTTCTTGCTCTGCCTCTTCTGATGGAGCTTCGTTTTGGTCTTCGATCTCTCGTTCGATCAACTCTAGCGGTTCTTCCTGATCGGCAGCCATTTCATTCCAGGGCGCCTTTTTGATTTTTATTTTATCTACAGTCGGCTCGATGTGTTCAGGCAACGATAGCTCCCAGCTACGTAAGGCCTCTTCTGAATCATCGATGAACATCGTTATCTGGATAGGACTATCATCCATAGGCATTACAGCGAGGGAAATCTGAGACTCCTCGTGAAAAG is from Brevibacillus brevis and encodes:
- a CDS encoding YwhD family protein, which produces MDIFDNKKGGFTIMSGKTDVHGGFGQGVLDLNAVSSVIIDGDEAYIDMGALHAKSSVEKGIKWTTNKEEVPNGKPYWLVWVTVDRNEAGPYYAGATACYMEIDREARRGFKILADHVNRMDYSMKRRIMLSDLSEKEKAALKKLLIENNADMYENSTEELKQNLS
- a CDS encoding lipase/acyltransferase domain-containing protein gives rise to the protein MGNTVEQGWAKEREIFVEEVWAWIDEGEVRFQAQLSGTPDKVELSVKQDSDSKTRSFHEESQISLAVMPMDDSPIQITMFIDDSEEALRSWELSLPEHIEPTVDKIKIKKAPWNEMAADQEEPLELIEREIEDQNEAPSEEAEQEQDATDEELSRLAEEFYGHFSGENKPGEAELRNREARFEVEPNDTLGSKSDWLFDGKDSHGKISSKDDVDFWKIRGTTNGQMNISLTDIRANEDYDLYVYDEEEQELARSEQHGNEPELIEGLALEKDKWYYIKVVGKRGSYSKDYYYRLRADFSPDQGGGKADEYEPNDTMEAAYELDAYNRNIVGNLHSKTDVDFYSLSFTLSSTVEVSLKDIPTGMDMDVFLLDEAGKVVARSEKAKNSDEHIIFNAYPGTYKVKVMASKRSGFTANSYSLYIGDRTIPVILIPGVGGSRLEVEQNGKRSEIWLGLGDSLIGINDPKHRRLLSLEPIKPNSVDVQPVVRDVTIHPEKDDFYAIEYLSYAPFLKELTEQYYSMVKELEKAGYKKHRTLFALPYDWRYSSTKNAKLLKEEIDAALKASGANQVHLVAHSMGGLLVKETLLSNVSYQRKVNRVVYMGTPFLGSPRAYQALKHGYNFSIPWLDEETGKVISSYAPAVYELLPSRKYFETVGFLKKSNIQYYTYDEFLKDKNIRLDYAPLVRHGGKMHEKWDNKTINVPQYSIVGTGQVTLLGYFYDSFYDEWSPILDPGVGDGTVPYMSANYAQKDMKKRYYMKGEHAKLPTIPEVIDQVTRLLQGDEELQSGLRNAPDQNADYLYYIIAQDDKSFPEVTINKSGETFTLDANKKEVREDLSIEYHDRIVVIHVRDGEDLEFQPPVAVEGEASARFLIKRFSSDDSERYKETGRHYVLDERGLAEVEESTDPNVQ